From the Chloroflexota bacterium genome, one window contains:
- a CDS encoding sigma-70 family RNA polymerase sigma factor — protein MFRVVDAVHEAVVDRIVARARAGDSAALAEIYDLYAGRVYRFVLQRLRRSSDAEDLLQRIFLKMIEALPRYEARGMPFKAWLFRIARNAVIDYERTRHDHASLDDVFDLSDAQLGPAELAESAAEMDAVRAALDLLTPDQRDVIVYRFFAGLSPREIGLLMDKREGTIRALQFRAMQTLRSSLALRIELAGAEGAGA, from the coding sequence GTGTTCCGAGTCGTTGATGCTGTACATGAGGCTGTTGTCGATCGAATCGTCGCGCGGGCGCGTGCGGGTGACTCTGCCGCGCTTGCCGAGATCTACGACCTGTATGCCGGTCGGGTCTACCGGTTCGTGCTTCAGCGGCTTCGCAGGTCATCCGACGCCGAGGACCTCCTCCAGCGGATCTTCCTCAAGATGATCGAGGCATTGCCACGCTACGAGGCCCGTGGCATGCCGTTCAAGGCGTGGCTCTTCCGGATCGCCCGGAACGCCGTCATTGACTACGAGCGGACCCGTCACGACCACGCCTCGCTCGACGACGTCTTTGACCTGTCGGATGCCCAGCTGGGACCAGCCGAACTTGCGGAATCGGCGGCAGAGATGGACGCGGTTCGCGCCGCCCTCGATCTGCTCACGCCGGATCAGCGCGATGTGATCGTGTATCGGTTCTTCGCCGGCCTCTCGCCCCGCGAGATCGGCCTGCTCATGGACAAGCGCGAGGGAACGATCCGCGCACTCCAGTTCCGAGCGATGCAGACGCTGCGCAGCAGCCTCGCACTACGGATCGAGCTTGCCGGCGCGGAGGGAGCCGGCGCATGA